From the Hymenobacter yonginensis genome, one window contains:
- a CDS encoding aconitate hydratase — protein MAFDLEMIKAVYAGMGSRIEAARTAVGRPLTLTEKILYAHLYGGTVSQAFERGVSYVDFAPDRVAMQDATAQMALLQFMQAGKPQAAVPSTVHCDHLIQAKEGATEDLAIANSENKEVYDFLASVSNKYGIGFWKPGAGIIHQVVLENYAFPGGMMIGTDSHTPNAGGLGMIAIGVGGADAVDVMAGMAWELKFPKVIGVKLTGKMNGWTSAKDVILKVAGILTVKGGTGAIVEYFGEGANSLSATGKGTICNMGAEIGATTSVFSYDEKMGDYLRSTERADIADLAAGVAQHLRADDEVYANPEAFYDRLIEINLDELEPYVNGPFTPDAAWPISQFAAAVKEHGWPEKLEVGLIGSCTNSSYEDITRAASIAGQAVSKGLTVNAEFTVTPGSELVRYTVERDGLLDTFAQMGGVVLANACGPCIGQWARHTDDPKRRNSIITSFNRNFAKRNDGNPNTHAFVASPEIVTAFAIAGDLTFNPLTDTLTTKDGQQVKFDEPRGIELPPAGFAVEDAGFQAPAADGSGVEVLVAPTSDRLQLLDPFKAWEGTDLKGLRLLIKAQGKCTTDHISMAGPWLKYRGHLDNISNNMLIGAINSFNGEANAVKDGLTQGTPYSPVPAVARNYKAQGIGSIVVGDENYGEGSSREHAAMEPRHLGVRAILVKSFARIHETNLKKQGMLALTFANKADYDLVEEDDTFDILGLTEFAPGKPLQIRLHHADGDTDLITVNHTYNEGQIEWFKAGSALNLIRLKESGEAQLSQK, from the coding sequence ATGGCGTTTGACTTAGAGATGATCAAGGCTGTGTACGCTGGCATGGGCTCCCGCATCGAGGCCGCCCGTACCGCCGTTGGCCGCCCGCTTACCCTGACCGAAAAAATCCTGTACGCTCACCTGTACGGCGGCACTGTTTCGCAGGCGTTTGAGCGGGGCGTATCCTACGTCGATTTCGCCCCCGACCGTGTGGCCATGCAGGATGCCACCGCCCAGATGGCGCTGCTCCAGTTCATGCAGGCCGGCAAGCCCCAGGCCGCCGTGCCCAGCACCGTGCACTGCGACCACCTGATTCAGGCCAAAGAAGGCGCTACCGAAGACTTGGCCATCGCCAACTCCGAAAACAAGGAGGTATACGACTTCCTGGCTTCGGTTTCCAATAAATACGGCATCGGCTTCTGGAAGCCCGGCGCTGGTATCATTCACCAGGTAGTGCTCGAAAACTACGCCTTCCCCGGCGGCATGATGATCGGCACCGACTCGCACACGCCTAACGCGGGTGGCCTCGGCATGATTGCCATCGGCGTAGGCGGTGCCGATGCCGTGGACGTAATGGCCGGCATGGCCTGGGAGCTGAAGTTCCCGAAAGTAATCGGCGTGAAGCTGACCGGCAAAATGAACGGCTGGACTTCGGCCAAAGACGTAATCCTGAAAGTAGCGGGTATCCTGACCGTAAAAGGCGGCACCGGCGCTATCGTGGAGTACTTCGGCGAAGGCGCCAACAGCCTCTCGGCCACCGGCAAAGGCACCATCTGCAACATGGGCGCCGAAATCGGAGCCACCACCTCGGTGTTCAGCTACGATGAGAAGATGGGCGACTACCTGCGCTCCACCGAGCGCGCCGACATTGCTGACCTCGCCGCCGGCGTGGCCCAGCACCTGCGCGCCGACGACGAAGTGTACGCCAACCCCGAAGCTTTCTACGACCGTCTCATCGAAATCAACCTCGACGAGCTGGAGCCCTACGTGAACGGCCCGTTCACGCCGGACGCCGCCTGGCCGATTTCGCAGTTCGCTGCCGCCGTAAAAGAGCACGGCTGGCCCGAGAAGCTGGAAGTGGGCCTGATTGGCTCGTGCACCAACTCCTCGTATGAGGACATCACCCGCGCCGCCAGCATTGCCGGCCAGGCCGTAAGCAAAGGCCTGACGGTTAACGCCGAATTCACCGTAACGCCCGGCTCGGAGCTGGTGCGCTACACCGTGGAGCGCGACGGTTTGCTCGACACTTTCGCCCAGATGGGCGGCGTGGTGCTGGCCAACGCCTGCGGTCCGTGCATCGGCCAGTGGGCCCGCCACACCGACGACCCCAAGCGCCGCAACTCCATCATCACGAGCTTCAACCGCAACTTTGCCAAGCGCAACGACGGCAACCCGAACACCCACGCTTTCGTGGCTTCGCCTGAAATCGTGACGGCCTTCGCCATTGCCGGCGACCTGACCTTCAACCCCCTCACCGACACGCTGACCACCAAAGACGGCCAGCAGGTGAAGTTCGACGAGCCCCGGGGCATTGAGTTGCCGCCCGCTGGTTTCGCCGTGGAAGATGCCGGTTTCCAGGCACCCGCCGCCGATGGCTCGGGCGTTGAGGTGCTGGTAGCGCCGACGTCGGATCGTCTGCAGCTGCTCGACCCCTTCAAGGCATGGGAAGGCACCGACCTGAAAGGGTTGCGTCTGCTCATCAAGGCCCAAGGCAAGTGCACCACCGACCATATTTCGATGGCCGGCCCGTGGCTGAAATACCGCGGCCACCTGGACAACATCTCCAACAATATGCTCATCGGCGCCATCAACTCCTTCAACGGCGAAGCCAACGCTGTGAAAGATGGCCTGACGCAGGGCACGCCTTACTCGCCGGTGCCGGCAGTAGCGCGCAACTACAAAGCCCAGGGCATCGGGTCGATTGTGGTAGGCGACGAGAACTACGGCGAAGGCAGCTCGCGTGAGCACGCCGCCATGGAGCCCCGCCACCTGGGCGTGCGCGCCATCTTGGTGAAGAGCTTCGCCCGAATTCACGAAACCAACCTCAAGAAGCAGGGCATGCTGGCCCTCACCTTCGCCAACAAGGCCGACTACGACCTGGTGGAAGAGGACGACACGTTCGACATCCTCGGCCTGACGGAGTTTGCCCCCGGCAAGCCCCTGCAGATCCGTCTGCACCACGCCGACGGCGACACCGACCTCATCACGGTGAACCATACCTACAATGAAGGCCAGATTGAGTGGTTCAAAGCCGGCTCGGCCCTGAACCTGATCCGTCTGAAGGAGTCGGGCGAAGCCCAGCTGTCGCAGAAGTAA
- a CDS encoding membrane-associated protein, whose translation MLRPASRLPLALKVLFTAFLAVMVPVYWYNYGPSNFLYFCDISLLLCLISVWTEKALPASMAAVGILLPQVLWCADFVGELLGVRLLGMTSYMFDENRSLFLRGLSFFHGWLPFLLVYLVRRLGYDRRALWAWTGVAWALCLVAYFLLPPAGAIMSDPKIPVNINYVFGFNDAAPQTWLPAPVYLVCWMLALLVVAYLPTHFVLRRWSVRRPAQPAPLQLVVAGMQEVR comes from the coding sequence ATGCTTCGCCCTGCCTCCCGTCTGCCACTTGCCCTGAAAGTGCTCTTCACCGCCTTCCTGGCCGTGATGGTGCCGGTGTACTGGTACAACTACGGCCCCAGCAACTTCCTGTACTTCTGCGACATATCGTTGCTGCTCTGCCTGATCAGCGTATGGACCGAGAAGGCCCTGCCGGCGTCGATGGCGGCGGTGGGCATTCTGCTGCCGCAGGTGCTCTGGTGCGCCGACTTCGTGGGCGAGCTGCTGGGCGTCCGGCTGCTGGGCATGACCTCATATATGTTCGATGAAAACCGGAGCCTGTTTCTGCGCGGCCTCTCGTTCTTCCATGGCTGGCTGCCGTTTCTACTGGTGTACCTGGTGCGCCGCCTCGGCTACGACCGGCGCGCCCTCTGGGCCTGGACGGGCGTGGCCTGGGCGCTGTGCCTGGTAGCGTACTTCCTGCTGCCGCCCGCCGGCGCCATCATGTCGGACCCAAAGATTCCAGTAAATATTAACTACGTGTTCGGCTTCAATGATGCCGCCCCGCAAACCTGGCTGCCGGCCCCGGTATACTTAGTCTGCTGGATGCTGGCGCTGCTGGTAGTCGCCTATCTGCCCACGCACTTCGTGCTGCGCCGCTGGAGTGTCCGCCGCCCAGCTCAGCCGGCTCCGCTGCAGCTGGTTGTGGCCGGAATGCAGGAGGTGAGGTAA